A region of the Thermotoga sp. genome:
CCCATAGCCATTGCTTCAGCTATATTGTATCCAAAGCTTTCATGTATACTCGTCGAGAGTACGTAATTTTTGTCTTCTAGAAATTGCTCGACATTGTCAACCCATCCTAGGAGCTTAACATTCCTTTCTAATCCTGCTTCTTTAATGAAGTAATTGAAGTATGAATAATAGTTCAAGTCTTGGAAATCACCAGCTACAGAGAGATTATACCTGTTATCGATTTGTTTCAAATATCCTATGACTTGGAGCCAAATAGCCGGCTCTTTCCTATAGTTTATATGTGCTACAACTGCCAAGTTGTATCCTTTGTTCCTCGGTCTATATCTAAATTTATCTAAGTTCAGACCATTGAGGACCACCACAATTTTATCTTTGATGAATTCGTAAACTTTGGGATGATAAGTCTTTATCTCATTTTTCATATGATCCGCCACTAATATTAGCTTGTCTATCTTGTCCCAATTAATTCTCGAAAGAAATGTGTTTGATAAAGCTTCATACCTATGCAACCTACAAACTATTTTCTTTCCTTTCTTTTCCAACTTGTTAGTCACTTCAACCGCTAGTTCATTCGCCCATTCGAGCCATACTATATCCGCCCATCCATATGCTTGAACAATTTCATCCCAATTCGTTGATACCACAAGTTTGATGTTGTAAACCTCTCCAAGTATATCTGCTATGTCATGGATAAAACTGTCTAATCCAGGAAGGCATAGTATAGCAATATTTATATCTTTGTGGTATTGCCTTTTAATCTCAAGGTATTTTTTCTTCATCTCTTCTACAGATGAAATTTCTGATGCTTTTCTGTAGTAATAAAGCGCCATTGGAATATTACCTTGAGCAAGTTGCGTGTCACCAAGCAAGTCATATACTGCCCAATCTTTACTGTGAATTCTCAAAAGATAACGCCACGATTCTTTGTAATCTTTTTTGACAAACAGGGCTTTTCCGTAGTTGAAAAGCACATCAGAGTTTATCGGGTCAAATTCAAGCGCTTTTTTAAAATGTTCAATTGCTTCGTCCAACTTACCTTCATAGTAATGTATCATCCCAAAGACGTTTTCTTTTTCAAGAGAACCACGTAGTTTTTCTGCAATCTGCTTTGCTTCTGCAACTTTTCTCTGGGAAAGCAATTTCATGATTTTTTGTAACTGTTCCAACTGAAACACCTCCTAATTAATACAACAAACGTTTTTGTTCTTCAATCTTATTTTACCTTAATCTTATTTTACCTTTCTTCTCGTATTCTAATACGTAGTTTAATATATTGGAAGGAACAAATTTGCTATATGTATTCTTGCGTTCATACCATAGGAAGGTATGATTAGATGAATTAAAGATAACGCCAGAATACAGGTTATTAGGTATCTTCAGAATTTACAAACTCAAGGAAGCACTTAAGTTCAGAAATCGTCTCGGACATCCATTCCTTTCTATCAAAACCCAGCGCGACAACTGAGAAAATACGTTCTCAAATTAATGACTATCGAGAGCGATGGTAATCACCCATAATGCAGTTTGCCTTAGGATACGCGTGCAATGATTTTTATGAAACAAAATTAGAAAGGAACAAGTGTTTCCACCTTTTTCAGCTCAACAAAAGCCCTGTAAAACAGGAATTAAACAAAAGGATGAAACTGATATGAGAAGGGTTGTAGAAGTGACAAACGTCAAGAAATCCTTTGGAAAACTTCGGGTACCTGACGGTGTTGATTTCCACATGGAGGAAGGTGACTTCAAGATCATTGCCGGTGAAAACGGATCAGGAAAGAGCACCCTGCTGAAAATCATGATAGGGCTTTTGCTTCCCGATGAAGGGGAAGTAAAGTTCTCGGCATTGACGTGAAAAGAAACTTTCTGCAAGAATAGGAGTTGCGCTTGCAAACGAAAGAAGCCTGTACTGGAAGCTCACTGCCTGGGAAAACCTCGATGTATTTGGAGGAATACACGGTGTTCCAAAGAAGGTCAGAAGAAAAAGGATGGAGGAACTCCTCGAAAGGTTCGGTTTGCTCGAATACAGAGACAAACCTGTTGAGGAATTCTCAACGGGAATGAGAAAAAAGTTGATGGTCTGCAAGGCACTGATCTATGAGCCGCAAATTCTGTTTCTCGACGAGATACTCAATGGTCTGGATCCGTCTTCAATACGCGAAATGGTGGATTACCTGAGTGAACTGAACAGAAAGGGGCTGACCGTTCTCATGGTGAGTCACGTACTCCACGCACTCCCTGAAGATGCAGGGGTTGCCCTTCTCAAAGATGGACGGATTCAGATGGAAGTGAGATACGGAGACATAAATAACAAAAAAGGTGAAATATACGAGGTGTTTGAGAATCTCATCAAGGGACGGGATGCAGATGAGGAAGATGCTTTATCTGGTCATGAAGGAAATGAAAATAAGGCTTAAATACAGATTCGTTTGGGTTAATATGGCCTTGACTCCCTTTTTTATCATAGGACCCTATGCGTTTTCTTCCAAAATTGCCGATGTAAACTTGCTTGCAGAGAGTGTAATGATAGGAGAACTCCTCTGGTACTGGCTGAATCAATACTTTTTTGGGGTAGGGGATGGGTTCACAGAGGAAAGAGAGGAAGGTACTCTCATTTCTGTGGTACTTGCTCCAATCAGTCTTTTGGCTTTTTTGTTCTCAAAATCCATTGACACATTTCTCATGAATCTGCATATAACGTTTTTCACATTGCTTTTCCTTGCCCTATGCGGTATAAATCTTGAAATTCATCTTTACTTTTGCTGGTGGTGAGCGGCGTGTACATAACATTCTTTTCGATATTTTTTGCGGCGCTGTCACTGTGGAAAAAGAGAATCAGAAGCATAAATTCCACCGCCCAGTTCTTTTTTGGAATTCTCTCAGGTATGGTCAACCCGGTTGAAAACTTTCCTTCCTATGTTCGATTCGTTTCTTACATGATACCGCTCACCTATCTCATATCTATGGGAAGAAGCATGATGAAAAACGGGAATATGAGTGGCTTTGTTTCGCAACTTTTGATACTAACAGCTTTGAGTTTTACCTATCTGGTCCTCGGAGTATGGCTACTTAGAAAAGTAGAAAACGAGATTCGAAGAAAAGGAGAATGGGAAACGTGGTGAGAAGTTTGTATCTCGCGAAGGCCAGTTTCCTGAGTGCAAAAAGATACAAAATAGACTGGTACGGCGCCTTCCTCACACTTCTTTTAACGATTATACCGGTTGTTCTACTCTATTACCTTGGCACAAAATCAGGGCTTGTACGGTTTTTTTATGGTGCAACGAACACGAAGAACATCATTGGATATCTCCTGCTGGGTGCGGCTACTGGAACTACGTTGAGGTCCTCTGGGCTTTCAATCTGGCGTGGGGTATTTTCATTGATAGTTTGAAATCACTCGGGCGTTTCTATTTTCATAACATCCTTCAACCTTTCCCAGGGAATGAGAACTTCTGGCAATCCGCTCACATAAGGTCCAACTTCGTATGGCATGTATTTGACAACAAGTCCTTCCTTTGTGATGAGAAAGGGCCTTTCCGAAAGATCGTCCTTCAGCACAGTGTCTATGGCACTTGAACACATGGAAAGTACCATTATCAACATCTTTTTGTCTTTTTCAGAGAGTGTTTCATCTTTCTGCACTTTCTCTATCTGTTCTTCTCTGTAGGACTTTCCTTCTTCTTTGTACTTCCTGTAGAGCTCTTCAAAGAACTCATCGGAAAACTCCCTGTCTGTGGGAATGAAGAATGGATCTGGATGCTCGAACATGTATCTCAGTATCTCTTTTTTGATGACCTTCTCTGCCTCCGGCTTGAAGACGTCTTCGTATCTGAGCTTTCTGTAATTCACGAGATCGATGTTAAAAGTCTCACAGTAAGTCATTCCATGTGCTCCACCTGTGTAGCGGTAGTAGTAGAGAATGAAACTGAGATATCTGGGGGAAACGTACCTGATCTCATGAGAAACGTCTGCGATATATTTGAGCATCAAGTTCGCTTTGTACAGCTCTTCATCTTTATCTTTCATCTCTTCTATTTGTTTTCTTGCCTCTCTTGCCCAGAGTTCTATATACTCGACGAACTCCTTGGCAGACTTCTCCACTTCGTAATTCAGAAGCATTTCGAACCAGATGTTTCCCAGATTTTTAAACCTCGGAATCTCGATGCTGGACTTTCCCATCATCGTATCTTCACCGTAGTCATCTTTCACTATTTTCACAACTTCGATCTCTGGGATGTCAGAGGCAATTGATACTGAGAAGAAAAGACAGGAAAGCAGGAGGGGAAAAAGGAAACTTTTCATAGCCTGATACCCCCTATTTCATGAACAAAAAAGACTATCCTGACAATATTATAAACACGCCAGATTTGTGTATCAAAAAAATAAACCCCGAGGGAACAATCCCTCGGGGTTTCGTTATGGATCTGGTAGCGGGGGTGGGATTTGAACCCACGACCTTTGGGTTATGAGCCCAACGAGCTACCAGACTGCTCCACCCCGCATCGTCTAGATCCACTTCCATAATATAGCATTTCTTTCATTGGCTGTCAAGGGGAGGAGAGGAGCTGTTTCAAAAATAACGTGAAGGTATAGAAAATAAAGCAAAGGAGATGATAAAATCTCCCTTGCTATGAGGAGAATAAACCTTAAAACAATCATCAAGTTAACTTGCTTTTTCTACTCCAAAATCATACCCCATCTTTCCAGGTTTTCAGGCAGGGGAAGACCAAGGATTTACCAAGACCATCAGATCATCTTCATGTTACTCATAAAGGAGGTGTTTTTTCTCTCCTTCAGAGAAACTATCATTCTCTCCAGAGACTACTTCGAAAATGTACTTCCCTCAGGGATTTCCTTTACAGAGCAAGTAAGCTAAAGCATATCCTGATAAAGTTCATTCACGATTACCTGCAGGGAAATATGGCTATGGTGTTTGCTCTTGTGAGGTTTCTTGCCTACAACATGTATGTGGCATATTTTTTGCTCATTTTTATATCGTCTTATCTTGTTTCATCTCGAGATCTCTCCCCCTTCACGAGAATTTTTGTAACACCGCCAGAGGTACCTGTTTTCTTTCCTTGAAGAATGAACGGTTGAACGATCAGAGTGAACGTGGTTCCCACTCCGATACCCAAAATCATGAGAAGTGAGATGTTCTTGAAGAGAGCAAGTTCGGAAAAGAGCAAAACAGCAAATCCAGCGATCAGACCGAGTGCATTCGTGAAAACAGATGGCCCCACATTTTTGATGACCAGGTAGGGATCCTTCAGTCTTCGCTCTTCAGATGCAATGTGGATCGAGTAGTCTATCACGAGTCCCATGAGTATACCGGACGTGATCGAGGTGGAAACGTCAAGACTGATACCAAACAATACCATGAAAATAAAGTTGAACACCGTTGTGAAGGCTATAGGTACCATCACACTGAGCGTGGTGAGAGGCCTTCGAAAGATGGCAATCACCATGCCGAAGATCATAATGGAGGCAAGAACAATGCTCTGTAGCTGCGATCTGAGGATACTCTCGTTTATGTCGTTCCAGATCAACACAGACCCTGCAACGTAGTGTTGCCAGCCTGTTCTCTTGACGACATCGCCGATCTGCTTTACAACCTCCTTTGCGTGCTCGTATCCTTCTGGGGTGAGATTGATGATGAGTCTTATCTTGTTTCTGCCCCCAACGAAGGTTTTCAAAAAGGGATTGGTTCTGGAGAGGGCGTACATTATTGGAACAGGAATGTCAGCAGGGAAGATAACACTGGATACATACTCACTCTGTTCTATCTCCTCAATCAGTTCTTTTATCATCTTTGAATCCGTTCCAACGAAGAAGGTTTTCTTCTCCAATACTAGATAGAGAGGCTCTCTCATATTGAATTTGTTCACTATAAAATCATAGGCCTTTCTCAATTCTGAGTTCTTGTTGAAGTAAGATACCATGTCTGACCCCACTGGAATCCTTGTCAACAGAAACGGTGACAGCCCGGCCACGATCAGAAAGACGATGAGTACCACTGTTGCCGCTTTTCTCCCCACGTACCTCATTCCAAGGCTTCTGGGGGATTTTTTCGGAGAATAGCTTCTGAAGAGTTCCACGCCCGAAGTGAAGATCACAAGGACTACAACAGCAAGACCTGCTGAGACCAGTATTCCAAGTTCTCTGAAGGCTCTTATATCTATGAATATGAAGGACATGAAACCCGCTGCGGTAGTGAGCATCGAAAAGAGAATAGGCTTGAAGATGTGCCTGATCGCTTCTTTTCTATCTTCGAATCTGAAGAGGGCATTGTAAAAGTGTAACCCGTACGCAGAACCAATGATGAGGAGGAAAGAGATGGTCATCACGGTCATTGTGTTAAGGGATTTCCCCACGGCAAAGAACACAGCGAAAACGAAAAAGGTGGACAGTACGGGAACGATCAAGGAAAACAACGCCGCTCTGAAGGACCTGAGCTGGTAATAGAAAAGAAGAAAGATAACAAGGAACATGAATACAGGATAAACGAAGGTCTGCTTCACAAGCTCTTCAAAAAGGGAACAGTCCAAAACTGGCTCTCCGAAGAGGTAATTTTTCTCAAAGTACCTGGATACAACTGTTTTTATCTCCGGGATCTTTTCCCTTGCGTTCACATCCTTCTTGAATATCACGTTCAAAAGGGCGCACTTTCCATCCTTTGTTATGAAGCTCTCTGAACTGGGATCTTCTAAAATGTCTTTCGAGATAACACCGTTTTCGAAGTAACTCTCCAGTCTGAAACCAGAAAATCTTGGGAGGTTCACAGGACTCATCACACTGGAGACGTAGTTTTTCTTCTCGAGTTCTCTGTGAAGATCATAGAGTGTCCGTGCATCTTTGAAGAAACTTTCAGGACTTTCGACCACGATCACGATGGAAGAACTTCCACCAAAGTCTCGATTCACTTTGAACAGATTTTTCACGTTCTCGTTCGTAGTCTTTTCAGGATCTCCGTTGTAGCCAGGAAGGAAGACCTCAGGACTGGTCTCTATCTTTCCCAGCGAGAAGACCATCACGAAAGAAACGACAACGAGCGCTATGTATACGATAGTGAAGATGTAACCTTTCATTCGCTCGATCCCTCCCTCGACAGAGCTTCAACCATTCTCTCGAACCCTTCGCTCACAACACGGAGATCTTCCTCGGAAAACTTCTCGAGAACCGATCTCACAAGTCTGTCGAAGTTGTAGAGGATCTCTTTGAACGTTCTCCTTCCTCTCTCCGTTAATATCACTCTGAAGGTTCTTCTGTCGTCTGGATCCATTTCTCTTAACACGAGACCTCTTTCTTCTAAGGAATCCACCACATTTGTAACGTTGCTCCTCGTTGTGGAAAGAAAATCTGCTATCTCCTTCATCTTCTTCGGACCAAAGAGCGCTATGTATAGAAAGGCGTAGAGCTCTGTCGTTTTCATGTTGGAGATCTCTTCGCTTGGTGGTAGAAACCTCGAGAACTTCATCACCAGAGAAAAGAGTGTTCGCAGGATTTCCAAAGAATCCACACTCTCACCTCCAGTATTTAGACTGTTCACTTAAGAAATAGTTCAATTATTTTACTAAATGGTTCATTTTCCGAACCATCTGATATAGAATCGTAGTTGGTGATGAAGATGAGATACTCACTTTTGAAGAATTATCTTTCGAGTGAAGAAGTACCAAAAATCAGAAAAGAGTTGATAAAACTCGCCCTTCCGGCAATGGGCGAGAACGTTCTTCAAATGCTCTTTGGTATGGCGGACACTGCCTTCCTGGGTCATTATTCATGGAAAGCGATGAGTGGTGTTGGACTTGCAAATCAGATCTTCTGGGTAGTTCAAGTTGTCCTTATAGCTGCCAGTATGGGGGCTACCGTCACAATAGCAAACGCCCTCGGAGCTGACAACAGTCGGGCATTAAAATCTCTGGCTTGGAACGGTATCTTCCTTGCCATCTTCACGGGAGTTGTTCTCACCTCATTCTCGATGTTCTCCGATGGCTTGGTAAACTTCTTCCCGAATCTGGAAGGCGAGATAGAAAACGCTGCAAGAGAGTATTTAAAGATTATTCTTTCCGGTTCTATGGGTTTTTCCATCATGGCTGTGTTCTCCGCGATGCTGAGAGGATTGGGTGATACGAGAACTCCCATGATCGTCACAGGGGTCACAAACCTTTTGAACATCTTTCTGGACTATGCCATGATCTTTGGAAAATTCGGTCTTCCTATGTGGGGCGTTCGAGGAGCAGCGATCGCGACGATTCTGTCAAGATTTGTGGGAAGTGCCATTCTCACCTTCGTGATTTTCAGAAAAGAAGAATTCCAGCTCAAAAAGGGTTATGTTCTTCCCAGCTGGAGCGTCCAAAAAGAAATTCTCCGCGTTGGTTTCCCAACCGCCATTGAGAATTTCGTTTTTTCCACAGGAGTGTTGATATTTGCCAACATCCTACTCATGGCAGGAGCAGAAGCGTATGCAGGACACAGAATAGGAATAAACGTGGAATCTCTGTCCTTTATGCCCGCGTTTGGAATTTCAATCGCTATTACAACTCTTGTGGGGAAGTACAATGGAATGGGTAATAAAAAGCATCTCCTTGGCATTGTAAGGCAAGGATGGATTTTGAGTTTAATCTTTCAAGTGACAATGGGGATTATCATATTCCTTTTTCCAGAATTTTTGATAAGAATATTCACAAACGATCCTCAGATAATAGAAATCGCCAAGCTTCCTGTGAAGGTGATAGGATTGTTTCAGCTCTTTTTGGCAACAGAATCCAGTATGAACGGAGCATTGAGAGGAACAGGTAACACTATGCCGACGATGATAATCACCTTCGCTTCCATATGGGCGGTGAGACTTCCTGTTGCCTACATGATGGTAAAGTACTTCAATCTTGGTCTTCTTGGAGCATGGATTGGTATGATATCAGACATCATCTTCAGGAGCACCCTGAAACTGATCTTCTTCCTTTCAGGAAAATGGGAAAAAAGAGCCCTCATCACGAGAAACAAAGTAAAGGAACTCAGCTGATTTTTCTGTAGGCCACTTCTTCTTTCAAGGTAAGACCTCATAAAACCACTGTTTTGCTGAGATGCGGTGGCTCATCGGGAGAGATTCTTTTAATAACCGCTTTTTCATATCCAAGTATGTGTGAGGGAATTGTCCTCAAAAACGCGGATCGCCAATCGTTTGGAACAGGAACATCCCCATTTTCTCCTATCTCAATCACTGTTGCGCGTAAGTTTTCAAGCTCTTTTTTTAATTTCTTTTCCTGTTCGTCCATCCCTTCAACCTTATGAATAAAAACGAGCGTGTTCTCATTTGTTAAAGCTTTTGGGCCGTGTCTGTATTCCAAAGTTGAATACGCTTCAGAAAACGTTGTGGACATTTCAATGCACTTTAGAGCAGATTCCAAGCTTACTCCAAAAAACTCTGCTATACCAAGAAAAACAAAATGATCGTACTTTTCAAGAGACACATCCTTTATAAACCTCTCAGAAAGCTCGAAGAACCTTCCAACGTAATCGATCAACTCTTCGTAGAGTTTCAAGGAATTCCCGGCAAGTTTATCTGCTATGATCATGAAGCCAAGAAGTAGCATGTTGAAAGACTTTGTCATAACAATAGCAGATTCCTCTATTGGGAACACAAGAGAAAAGTCACTTTCCTTTGCAAGTTTAGAAGATTGCTCTATTGTTACTCCAACCGTGGTGTAGCCTTTTCGTTTCAAAATATTTTTTGCCATTAGAACCTCTGTGGTGTTTCCAGTTCGTGAGAAGAGAAATACAAGTCCTTTATCTGGTATTTTGGAGGCTTTGTTGAATGCTACTTCACCGGCGGGAATTACCTTTGTTTTAACCCCTAG
Encoded here:
- a CDS encoding glycosyltransferase codes for the protein MEQLQKIMKLLSQRKVAEAKQIAEKLRGSLEKENVFGMIHYYEGKLDEAIEHFKKALEFDPINSDVLFNYGKALFVKKDYKESWRYLLRIHSKDWAVYDLLGDTQLAQGNIPMALYYYRKASEISSVEEMKKKYLEIKRQYHKDINIAILCLPGLDSFIHDIADILGEVYNIKLVVSTNWDEIVQAYGWADIVWLEWANELAVEVTNKLEKKGKKIVCRLHRYEALSNTFLSRINWDKIDKLILVADHMKNEIKTYHPKVYEFIKDKIVVVLNGLNLDKFRYRPRNKGYNLAVVAHINYRKEPAIWLQVIGYLKQIDNRYNLSVAGDFQDLNYYSYFNYFIKEAGLERNVKLLGWVDNVEQFLEDKNYVLSTSIHESFGYNIAEAMAMG
- a CDS encoding ATP-binding cassette domain-containing protein, with translation MRRVVEVTNVKKSFGKLRVPDGVDFHMEEGDFKIIAGENGSGKSTLLKIMIGLLLPDEGEVKFSALT
- a CDS encoding ATP-binding cassette domain-containing protein; this encodes MYWKLTAWENLDVFGGIHGVPKKVRRKRMEELLERFGLLEYRDKPVEEFSTGMRKKLMVCKALIYEPQILFLDEILNGLDPSSIREMVDYLSELNRKGLTVLMVSHVLHALPEDAGVALLKDGRIQMEVRYGDINNKKGEIYEVFENLIKGRDADEEDALSGHEGNENKA
- a CDS encoding DUF3298 and DUF4163 domain-containing protein; the encoded protein is MKSFLFPLLLSCLFFSVSIASDIPEIEVVKIVKDDYGEDTMMGKSSIEIPRFKNLGNIWFEMLLNYEVEKSAKEFVEYIELWAREARKQIEEMKDKDEELYKANLMLKYIADVSHEIRYVSPRYLSFILYYYRYTGGAHGMTYCETFNIDLVNYRKLRYEDVFKPEAEKVIKKEILRYMFEHPDPFFIPTDREFSDEFFEELYRKYKEEGKSYREEQIEKVQKDETLSEKDKKMLIMVLSMCSSAIDTVLKDDLSERPFLITKEGLVVKYMPYEVGPYVSGLPEVLIPWERLKDVMKIETPE
- a CDS encoding MMPL family transporter: MKGYIFTIVYIALVVVSFVMVFSLGKIETSPEVFLPGYNGDPEKTTNENVKNLFKVNRDFGGSSSIVIVVESPESFFKDARTLYDLHRELEKKNYVSSVMSPVNLPRFSGFRLESYFENGVISKDILEDPSSESFITKDGKCALLNVIFKKDVNAREKIPEIKTVVSRYFEKNYLFGEPVLDCSLFEELVKQTFVYPVFMFLVIFLLFYYQLRSFRAALFSLIVPVLSTFFVFAVFFAVGKSLNTMTVMTISFLLIIGSAYGLHFYNALFRFEDRKEAIRHIFKPILFSMLTTAAGFMSFIFIDIRAFRELGILVSAGLAVVVLVIFTSGVELFRSYSPKKSPRSLGMRYVGRKAATVVLIVFLIVAGLSPFLLTRIPVGSDMVSYFNKNSELRKAYDFIVNKFNMREPLYLVLEKKTFFVGTDSKMIKELIEEIEQSEYVSSVIFPADIPVPIMYALSRTNPFLKTFVGGRNKIRLIINLTPEGYEHAKEVVKQIGDVVKRTGWQHYVAGSVLIWNDINESILRSQLQSIVLASIMIFGMVIAIFRRPLTTLSVMVPIAFTTVFNFIFMVLFGISLDVSTSITSGILMGLVIDYSIHIASEERRLKDPYLVIKNVGPSVFTNALGLIAGFAVLLFSELALFKNISLLMILGIGVGTTFTLIVQPFILQGKKTGTSGGVTKILVKGERSRDETR
- a CDS encoding MarR family transcriptional regulator, which translates into the protein MDSLEILRTLFSLVMKFSRFLPPSEEISNMKTTELYAFLYIALFGPKKMKEIADFLSTTRSNVTNVVDSLEERGLVLREMDPDDRRTFRVILTERGRRTFKEILYNFDRLVRSVLEKFSEEDLRVVSEGFERMVEALSREGSSE
- a CDS encoding MATE family efflux transporter, with product MRYSLLKNYLSSEEVPKIRKELIKLALPAMGENVLQMLFGMADTAFLGHYSWKAMSGVGLANQIFWVVQVVLIAASMGATVTIANALGADNSRALKSLAWNGIFLAIFTGVVLTSFSMFSDGLVNFFPNLEGEIENAAREYLKIILSGSMGFSIMAVFSAMLRGLGDTRTPMIVTGVTNLLNIFLDYAMIFGKFGLPMWGVRGAAIATILSRFVGSAILTFVIFRKEEFQLKKGYVLPSWSVQKEILRVGFPTAIENFVFSTGVLIFANILLMAGAEAYAGHRIGINVESLSFMPAFGISIAITTLVGKYNGMGNKKHLLGIVRQGWILSLIFQVTMGIIIFLFPEFLIRIFTNDPQIIEIAKLPVKVIGLFQLFLATESSMNGALRGTGNTMPTMIITFASIWAVRLPVAYMMVKYFNLGLLGAWIGMISDIIFRSTLKLIFFLSGKWEKRALITRNKVKELS
- a CDS encoding SIS domain-containing protein; its protein translation is MVLKEIKDQKVELKTFFEEAVPKIIDHKFLETLKENLEKEFLFLGCGSSYNLAFIISHYFERVLGVKTKVIPAGEVAFNKASKIPDKGLVFLFSRTGNTTEVLMAKNILKRKGYTTVGVTIEQSSKLAKESDFSLVFPIEESAIVMTKSFNMLLLGFMIIADKLAGNSLKLYEELIDYVGRFFELSERFIKDVSLEKYDHFVFLGIAEFFGVSLESALKCIEMSTTFSEAYSTLEYRHGPKALTNENTLVFIHKVEGMDEQEKKLKKELENLRATVIEIGENGDVPVPNDWRSAFLRTIPSHILGYEKAVIKRISPDEPPHLSKTVVL